From Rutidosis leptorrhynchoides isolate AG116_Rl617_1_P2 chromosome 3, CSIRO_AGI_Rlap_v1, whole genome shotgun sequence, a single genomic window includes:
- the LOC139901157 gene encoding uncharacterized protein, with protein MQRGKVIAYASEQLKEHEKKYMTHDLELAAVRKIYIDNKSLKYFFDQRDLNNRQRRWFDILKDCDCEILYHLSKATVVADALSCNGQNSRLRVESLRLVITNDFLEKLGVLQIEAFIIDKLEERIPGQTKSIVLGPHGLLSFQGRVWVPKSGGYRQVLLDEAHKSRYFIHPGATKMYLDLKKEYWWPAWVPLDEIELNNKFEYVEEPTAIVDEKPSKFTWSRSTAKGRRDTAIRWN; from the exons ATGCAACGAGGCAAGGTCATTGCCTATGCTTCAGAGCAATTGAAAGAGCATGAAAAGAAATACatgactcatgatttagagttggcggcggtg AGAAAGATTTATATAGATAACAAGAGTTTGAAATATTTCTTTGATCAACGTGATTTGAATAATCGTCAACGTCGCTGGTTTGATATTTTGAAAGAttgtgattgtgaaatactttaccatCTGAGCAAAGCTACTGTTGTTGCGGATGCGTTGAGTTGTAACGGTCAAAATTCCAGGTTACGTGTGGAATCCTTAAGATTGGTTATTACCAATGATTTTCTCGAAAAGCTTGGTGTGTTGCAAATTGAAGCTTTTATTATTGATAAACTTGAAGAAAGAATCCCAGGACAAACGAAGTCGATTGTTTTAGGTCCTCATgggttgttatcctttcaaggaagagtttgGGTGCCGAAATCGGGTggataccgacaagtgctacttgatgaagcacataagtctagATATTTCATTCATCCGGGGGCGACCAAAATGTATCTTGATctaaagaaagagtattggtggccgg CTTGGGTACCATTAGATGAGATCGAACTAAACAATAAGTTCGAGTATGTTGAAGAACCGACAGCGATAGTTGATGAGAAG CCTTCGAAATTCACTTGGAGCCGCAGCACGGCTAAAGGGAGGCGTGACACGGCTATACGCTGGAACTGA